In the genome of Magnolia sinica isolate HGM2019 chromosome 2, MsV1, whole genome shotgun sequence, one region contains:
- the LOC131228432 gene encoding uncharacterized protein LOC131228432 isoform X3, with protein sequence METISKERDLLVCCICRRKHGVCIKCNHDDCQTAFHPTCAKCVGLHMDVKTGGGKFFQHKAYCEKHSLDQKKKPVGLSYLLRLQGLLRTIRMENVSGGNDDVGLEAAEDRRAVLSQGPPSTTAPVMTGTTLTLYYLWNLMLCNSLIELNFK encoded by the exons ATG GAGACCATTTCAAAGGAAAGAGACCTGCTTGTTTGTTGCATTTGCCGCCGCAAACACGGTGTCTGCATAAAG TGTAATCATGATGACTGTCAAACTGCATTTCATCCTACTTGTGCTAAATGTGTTGGCCTGcacatggatgtgaagactggtgGAGGCAAGTTTTTTCAGCACAAGGCTTATTGTGAAAAGCATAGCTTGGATCAGAAAAAGAAG CCAGTAGGCCTGAGCTACCTGTTGAGGTTGCAGGGCCTGCTACGCACAATTCGAATGGAGAATGTTAGTGGAGGCAATGATGACGTTGGCCTGGAAGCAGCAGAAGATAGACGGGCAGTGTTATCTCAGGGTCCGCCAAGCACAACGGCACCGGTGATGACAGGCACTACCTTGACTTtatattatttgtggaacctaatgttgtgtaacagtttgattgagttaaactttaaatag
- the LOC131228432 gene encoding uncharacterized protein LOC131228432 isoform X2 produces METISKERDLLVCCICRRKHGVCIKCNHDDCQTAFHPTCAKCVGLHMDVKTGGGKFFQHKAYCEKHSLDQKKKVESLQHGPDEVRCIKQIWPVGLSYLLRLQGLLRTIRMENVSGGNDDVGLEAAEDRRAVLSQGPPSTTAPVMTGTTLTLYYLWNLMLCNSLIELNFK; encoded by the exons ATG GAGACCATTTCAAAGGAAAGAGACCTGCTTGTTTGTTGCATTTGCCGCCGCAAACACGGTGTCTGCATAAAG TGTAATCATGATGACTGTCAAACTGCATTTCATCCTACTTGTGCTAAATGTGTTGGCCTGcacatggatgtgaagactggtgGAGGCAAGTTTTTTCAGCACAAGGCTTATTGTGAAAAGCATAGCTTGGATCAGAAAAAGAAG GTTGAGAGTCTGCAACATGGACCTGATGAGGTTCGCTGCATTAAGCAAATCTGG CCAGTAGGCCTGAGCTACCTGTTGAGGTTGCAGGGCCTGCTACGCACAATTCGAATGGAGAATGTTAGTGGAGGCAATGATGACGTTGGCCTGGAAGCAGCAGAAGATAGACGGGCAGTGTTATCTCAGGGTCCGCCAAGCACAACGGCACCGGTGATGACAGGCACTACCTTGACTTtatattatttgtggaacctaatgttgtgtaacagtttgattgagttaaactttaaatag
- the LOC131228432 gene encoding uncharacterized protein LOC131228432 isoform X4, translating to METISKERDLLVCCICRRKHGVCIKTGGGKFFQHKAYCEKHSLDQKKKVESLQHGPDEVRCIKQIWVNENPVGLSYLLRLQGLLRTIRMENVSGGNDDVGLEAAEDRRAVLSQGPPSTTAPVMTGTTLTLYYLWNLMLCNSLIELNFK from the exons ATG GAGACCATTTCAAAGGAAAGAGACCTGCTTGTTTGTTGCATTTGCCGCCGCAAACACGGTGTCTGCATAAAG actggtgGAGGCAAGTTTTTTCAGCACAAGGCTTATTGTGAAAAGCATAGCTTGGATCAGAAAAAGAAG GTTGAGAGTCTGCAACATGGACCTGATGAGGTTCGCTGCATTAAGCAAATCTGGGTCAATGAGAAT CCAGTAGGCCTGAGCTACCTGTTGAGGTTGCAGGGCCTGCTACGCACAATTCGAATGGAGAATGTTAGTGGAGGCAATGATGACGTTGGCCTGGAAGCAGCAGAAGATAGACGGGCAGTGTTATCTCAGGGTCCGCCAAGCACAACGGCACCGGTGATGACAGGCACTACCTTGACTTtatattatttgtggaacctaatgttgtgtaacagtttgattgagttaaactttaaatag
- the LOC131228432 gene encoding uncharacterized protein LOC131228432 isoform X1, translated as METISKERDLLVCCICRRKHGVCIKCNHDDCQTAFHPTCAKCVGLHMDVKTGGGKFFQHKAYCEKHSLDQKKKVESLQHGPDEVRCIKQIWVNENPVGLSYLLRLQGLLRTIRMENVSGGNDDVGLEAAEDRRAVLSQGPPSTTAPVMTGTTLTLYYLWNLMLCNSLIELNFK; from the exons ATG GAGACCATTTCAAAGGAAAGAGACCTGCTTGTTTGTTGCATTTGCCGCCGCAAACACGGTGTCTGCATAAAG TGTAATCATGATGACTGTCAAACTGCATTTCATCCTACTTGTGCTAAATGTGTTGGCCTGcacatggatgtgaagactggtgGAGGCAAGTTTTTTCAGCACAAGGCTTATTGTGAAAAGCATAGCTTGGATCAGAAAAAGAAG GTTGAGAGTCTGCAACATGGACCTGATGAGGTTCGCTGCATTAAGCAAATCTGGGTCAATGAGAAT CCAGTAGGCCTGAGCTACCTGTTGAGGTTGCAGGGCCTGCTACGCACAATTCGAATGGAGAATGTTAGTGGAGGCAATGATGACGTTGGCCTGGAAGCAGCAGAAGATAGACGGGCAGTGTTATCTCAGGGTCCGCCAAGCACAACGGCACCGGTGATGACAGGCACTACCTTGACTTtatattatttgtggaacctaatgttgtgtaacagtttgattgagttaaactttaaatag